A stretch of the Comamonas testosteroni TK102 genome encodes the following:
- a CDS encoding Stp1/IreP family PP2C-type Ser/Thr phosphatase: MVARADIGQQRLNNEDAVGIHPQLQPWPAAVLADGMGGYNAGEVASTMAVDLIAAAVQHCSDSEDSPDLVAQELTDALHMANTAIYAAAQSTPGCSGMGTTVVAALVLASEVLIAHLGDSRAYAWRGGRLQRLTRDHSLVQQDIDAGLISEADARTSRYGHLVTRALGVMPQVEPELSHWLLQQGDRILLCSDGLTDMLSDASLESLFDENLPLAQLQEALIEAANAAGGKDNIGVVLIEQDA; the protein is encoded by the coding sequence ATGGTGGCCCGTGCCGATATTGGACAGCAGCGCCTCAATAACGAGGACGCCGTTGGCATCCACCCCCAGCTCCAGCCATGGCCTGCTGCCGTGTTGGCCGATGGCATGGGCGGCTATAACGCGGGAGAGGTGGCCAGTACCATGGCGGTGGACCTGATTGCGGCGGCAGTGCAGCACTGCTCCGACAGTGAGGATTCGCCGGACCTGGTTGCCCAGGAGCTGACCGACGCCCTGCACATGGCCAATACGGCCATCTATGCCGCCGCGCAGTCCACGCCCGGTTGCAGCGGCATGGGCACCACGGTGGTGGCTGCCCTGGTGCTGGCGAGCGAGGTGCTGATCGCCCATCTGGGCGACTCCAGGGCCTATGCCTGGCGGGGCGGCCGGCTGCAGCGCCTGACGCGGGATCACTCCCTGGTTCAGCAGGATATCGATGCCGGCCTGATCAGCGAGGCCGATGCCAGGACCTCGCGCTACGGCCATCTGGTGACAAGAGCGCTGGGTGTCATGCCCCAGGTGGAGCCCGAGCTCAGTCACTGGCTGCTGCAGCAGGGGGATCGCATTTTGCTGTGCTCGGACGGCCTGACCGATATGCTCAGCGACGCCAGCCTTGAATCCCTGTTCGATGAAAACCTGCCGCTGGCTCAATTGCAGGAGGCCTTGATCGAGGCGGCCAATGCCGCAGGCGGCAAGGACAATATCGGCGTGGTGCTGATCGAGCAGGACGCCTGA
- a CDS encoding RidA family protein, which translates to MKQVIDIGLPPLKQPFSWAVKASGSMLFTAHGPVREDGSIDTGTIAEQARLTFANLRRAVHAANGTLADVTQVLIYMTEVGDMPVIDAVYREFFDAPYPNRSSMGVAALVVPGMKIEIVAYAMLP; encoded by the coding sequence ATGAAGCAAGTGATCGATATAGGCCTGCCGCCACTCAAGCAGCCCTTCTCCTGGGCCGTCAAGGCCAGCGGCAGCATGCTGTTCACGGCCCATGGTCCCGTGCGCGAGGACGGAAGCATAGACACCGGCACCATAGCGGAGCAGGCGCGCCTGACATTTGCCAACCTGCGCCGGGCCGTGCACGCGGCCAATGGCACGCTTGCCGACGTGACGCAGGTGCTCATCTACATGACCGAGGTAGGCGACATGCCTGTGATCGACGCCGTGTATCGCGAGTTCTTCGATGCCCCCTACCCCAACCGCTCCAGCATGGGCGTGGCCGCTCTCGTCGTGCCGGGCATGAAGATCGAAATAGTGGCCTACGCCATGCTGCCCTGA
- a CDS encoding amino acid permease, with the protein MPAFEEIVQRESGLKQQLSAGQMTMIAIGGAVGTGLFLGSGFAIGFAGPSVLISYAVGAVISLLLMGCLAEMTVAHPTSGSFGAYAEHYIAPIAGFLVRYAYWAAVVLAVGTEVTAIGLYMGYWFPEVPRWTWVVLFSALLIGVNMMSVKAFGAVEYSFSLVKIVAIVAFILIGAWVVFGTRPAGVGFGNYVNNGGFFPNGAWGTWVGVIIAIFSYLSIEMIAVAAGEAKDPQRAVTSAFRSTMVRLVVFYLATIALMLAIVPWATAGKEGSPFVKVMEIIGIPGAASVINFVVLVAALSAMNSQLYITTRMMFSLSRAGHAPAVLGRVNSRGVPLPALLLSCLGIAVATLFNIVNPEQSFMLMMAVSMFGAMFTWFMIFVTHLFFRTRRARQGAAPLAFRMWGFPALTLLGAALMLAALVSTLFTDIFRLTLLTGVPFLLLLAAVYGLWYRKPTTAANAAQTIV; encoded by the coding sequence ATGCCGGCCTTTGAGGAAATCGTCCAGCGAGAGTCTGGACTCAAGCAACAACTGTCCGCAGGACAGATGACCATGATCGCCATCGGCGGTGCCGTCGGCACCGGCCTGTTCCTGGGCAGCGGCTTCGCCATTGGCTTTGCCGGGCCTAGCGTGCTCATCAGCTATGCCGTCGGCGCCGTGATCTCGCTGTTGCTCATGGGCTGCCTGGCCGAGATGACCGTGGCCCACCCGACCTCGGGCTCGTTCGGCGCCTATGCAGAGCACTACATCGCGCCCATCGCCGGCTTTCTCGTGCGCTATGCCTACTGGGCCGCCGTGGTGCTGGCCGTGGGCACCGAGGTGACGGCCATAGGCCTGTACATGGGCTACTGGTTCCCCGAAGTGCCGCGCTGGACCTGGGTGGTTCTGTTCTCGGCCCTGCTGATAGGCGTGAACATGATGAGCGTCAAGGCCTTCGGTGCCGTGGAGTACAGTTTCTCCCTGGTAAAGATCGTGGCCATCGTGGCCTTCATACTGATCGGCGCCTGGGTCGTCTTCGGCACTCGGCCCGCCGGCGTGGGTTTTGGCAACTACGTCAACAACGGCGGCTTCTTCCCCAACGGTGCCTGGGGAACCTGGGTGGGCGTGATCATCGCCATCTTTAGCTACCTGAGCATCGAGATGATCGCCGTCGCCGCAGGCGAAGCCAAGGATCCGCAGCGCGCCGTCACCAGCGCCTTTCGCTCCACCATGGTGCGCCTGGTGGTTTTCTACCTGGCCACCATCGCGCTGATGCTGGCCATCGTGCCCTGGGCCACGGCTGGCAAGGAAGGCAGCCCCTTCGTGAAGGTGATGGAGATCATCGGTATCCCTGGCGCGGCCAGCGTGATCAACTTCGTGGTGCTCGTCGCCGCACTGTCGGCCATGAACAGCCAGCTCTACATCACCACACGCATGATGTTCAGCCTCTCGCGCGCCGGCCATGCGCCCGCCGTGCTGGGACGCGTCAACTCGCGCGGCGTGCCCCTGCCAGCGCTGCTGCTGTCCTGCCTGGGCATTGCCGTGGCCACGCTGTTCAATATCGTGAACCCCGAGCAGTCCTTCATGCTGATGATGGCCGTGTCCATGTTCGGAGCCATGTTCACCTGGTTCATGATCTTCGTGACCCATCTGTTCTTCCGCACCCGCCGCGCACGCCAAGGCGCTGCGCCGCTGGCCTTCCGCATGTGGGGCTTCCCGGCGCTGACGCTGCTCGGTGCCGCACTCATGCTGGCCGCGCTGGTGTCCACGCTGTTCACAGACATATTCCGCCTCACGCTGCTGACCGGCGTGCCTTTCTTGCTGCTGCTGGCTGCCGTCTATGGGCTGTGGTATCGCAAGCCCACCACAGCGGCCAATGCCGCCCAGACCATTGTCTAG
- a CDS encoding LysE family translocator — protein sequence MSSSLLAMGIFTLVGAITPGPVNVLALRHGAARSRLACACYVLGASGSYAAVVWAMGQGAHWLMQALPHLSTAAEWLCAAYLLWLAWRLAHAPVETPVTEAQKHNDSARMLQLLLQGVAVQTLNPKAWLVALAGIGLFVLPQANRAMAQWQFCTMSLLACLIGVGCWALLGQWLSGWLHTPRRQRRFYRLLALLLVASVAAMLA from the coding sequence ATGTCCTCCTCACTGCTCGCCATGGGCATCTTCACCCTCGTCGGTGCCATCACCCCCGGCCCCGTCAACGTGCTGGCCCTTCGCCACGGCGCAGCAAGGTCCCGCCTGGCCTGTGCCTGCTATGTGCTGGGCGCCAGCGGAAGCTATGCCGCGGTAGTCTGGGCCATGGGCCAGGGTGCCCATTGGCTGATGCAAGCCCTGCCGCACCTGTCCACTGCGGCCGAGTGGCTGTGCGCCGCCTATCTGCTATGGCTGGCCTGGCGGCTGGCCCATGCGCCTGTGGAGACTCCTGTCACCGAAGCGCAGAAGCACAACGATTCGGCCCGCATGCTCCAGCTTCTGCTGCAGGGTGTGGCCGTCCAGACCCTCAACCCCAAGGCCTGGCTGGTGGCGCTGGCCGGTATCGGCCTGTTCGTGCTGCCTCAGGCCAATAGGGCCATGGCACAGTGGCAGTTCTGTACCATGTCACTGCTGGCCTGCCTGATCGGTGTGGGCTGCTGGGCGCTGCTGGGCCAGTGGCTGTCGGGCTGGCTGCACACACCGCGCCGCCAGCGGCGGTTTTACCGGCTGCTGGCCCTGCTGCTGGTGGCCAGCGTGGCGGCCATGCTGGCATGA
- a CDS encoding Lrp/AsnC family transcriptional regulator, with protein MQGELDKTDRLLVQALQDNARLTSGELAQRVNLSQSPSWRRIKHLEDEGVITGYHAALDRRAVGFGVLAFVMVAIDHQNEESSLNFEKAVCAIPEVVMFHGISGPEDFLLVIVARDLDAYSDLLQRKLHRLPGVRQVHTHFSLQEFKGRIGGLPVPL; from the coding sequence ATGCAAGGTGAGCTCGACAAGACCGACCGTCTGCTGGTCCAAGCGCTGCAGGACAACGCACGGCTGACTTCCGGCGAGCTGGCGCAGCGAGTCAATCTGTCGCAGTCGCCTTCATGGCGGCGCATCAAGCATCTCGAGGACGAGGGTGTGATCACCGGCTATCACGCTGCGCTGGACCGGCGGGCCGTGGGCTTTGGCGTGCTGGCCTTTGTGATGGTGGCGATCGATCACCAGAACGAAGAGTCGTCGCTGAACTTCGAGAAGGCCGTGTGCGCGATTCCCGAGGTGGTGATGTTCCACGGCATCTCGGGTCCCGAGGACTTTTTGCTGGTCATCGTGGCCCGCGATCTCGATGCTTATTCGGACCTGCTGCAGCGCAAGCTGCACCGCCTGCCGGGCGTGCGCCAGGTGCACACGCATTTCTCGCTGCAGGAGTTCAAGGGGCGGATAGGAGGCCTGCCGGTGCCGCTGTGA